Genomic window (Kosakonia sp. BYX6):
TCACAGGCCGCGGGTAGCATCACCGAGGCCGCGTCGGGAGCAGCGCCGACATTACAACGGGGATTGAAAAACCGTCATATCCAATTGATTGCCTTGGGCGGTGCGATTGGCACAGGGCTTTTCCTTGGCATCGGGCCAGCGATTCAGATGGCCGGACCTGCTGTATTACTCGGCTACGGCATTGCCGGGATTATCGCGTTTCTAATTATGCGCCAGCTTGGCGAAATGGTCGTTGAAGAGCCGGTATCCGGTTCGTTTTCCCATTTTGCCTATAAATACTGGGGGCCGTTTGCGGGTTTCCTCTCCGGCTGGAATTACTGGGCCATGTTTGTGCTGGTAGGCATGGCGGAACTGACCGCCGCTGGCATCTACATGCAGTACTGGTTCCCGGAAGTCCCTACGTGGATCTGGGCTGCCGCTTTCTTTGTCATCATCAACGCCATCAACCTTGTTAACGTGCGCCTGTATGGCGAAACTGAGTTCTGGTTTGCGCTGATCAAAGTGCTGGCGATTATCGGCATGATCGGCTTTGGCCTGTGGATGTTGTTTACCGACCACGGCGGCGAACGCGCCAGCTTCGATAACCTTTGGCGCTACAACGGTTTCTTCGCCACCGGCTGGCATGGGTTGATCCTGTCGCTGGCGGTGATCATGTTCTCTTTCGGCGGCCTGGAATTGATTGGCATCACCGCGGCGGAAGCCAGCGAGCCGCAAACCACCATTCCAAAAGCGGTTAACCAGGTGGTCTATCGCATTCTGCTGTTTTACATCGGTTCATTAGTGGTGCTGCTGGCGCTCTATCCGTGGATCGATGTCAAAGCCAACA
Coding sequences:
- the pheP gene encoding phenylalanine transporter, with translation MKNASQAAGSITEAASGAAPTLQRGLKNRHIQLIALGGAIGTGLFLGIGPAIQMAGPAVLLGYGIAGIIAFLIMRQLGEMVVEEPVSGSFSHFAYKYWGPFAGFLSGWNYWAMFVLVGMAELTAAGIYMQYWFPEVPTWIWAAAFFVIINAINLVNVRLYGETEFWFALIKVLAIIGMIGFGLWMLFTDHGGERASFDNLWRYNGFFATGWHGLILSLAVIMFSFGGLELIGITAAEASEPQTTIPKAVNQVVYRILLFYIGSLVVLLALYPWIDVKANSSPFVMIFHELDSNLVASALNFVILVASLSVYNSGVYSNSRMLFGLSVQGNAPAFLTRVSRRGVPVNSLFLSAAITSLVVLVNYLLPQKAFGMLMALVVATLLLNWIMISLAHLKFRAAMRRKGRDPQFKALIFPVGNYLCIGFMMLILVLMCTMEDMRLSAVLLPVWIVFLFIAFKLLRRKPRRA